The Streptomyces sp. NBC_00224 genome contains the following window.
TCGGGGGATTTCACTCAACCGATCACCGGCGTGTACGAGGAACTCATCACGCAGCAGGTACAGGACCGGATCGACAGCCTGGGCGCCAGCGGGTGGAAGGTGGTCGAGGCCGAGGTAAGCCCCGAGTCCTCACCCCACGTACTCGCCCGGCATGTCGCTGCGGCCGTGCAGCGCCAGCTGCGTCAGCTTCCACAGGACAAACAGGTAGCCGCGGCCAATCGCATCATGGCGGCGTTCGCCGAGGACCCGGAGACGTCCTCGGCGAACGGGGATTCAACGAACCTCATCGTCGACGGCCCCCGGCAGCTACTGGCCCTCGCCGAGCAGGAAGCGCCGGGGGTGTACGCCATGCGTCCACTCACCCCGCTCTCCGAAGCGGCCCTGATCACCAACGCCCCTGACGATCCCAGTCTGGGCAGCGAGCTGCGGGCGGAGCTGGCCACCGCCGACCGCATCGATCTGCTCTGCGCCTTCGTGAAGTGGTACGGCCTTCGCGTACTGGAAGACTCGCTGCGCGCCGCGAAGAAGCGGGGCGTCCCCATCCGGGTCATCACCACCACGTACATGGGCGCCACCGATCGGCACGCCCTGGACCGGCTGGTGCGGGAATTCGGCGCGGAGGTACGCGTCAACTATGAGATCCGGTCCACCCGACTGCACGCCAAAGCGTGGCTGTTCCGGCGTAACACGGGATACGACACCGCGTACGTCGGCAGCTCCAACCTCTCCCGAGCTGCGCTTCTCGACGGCCTGGAGTGGAATGTCAGGCTCTCCTCCGTGGCCACGCCCACCGTTCTCGACAAGTTCGAGTCGACCTTCGACGCGTACTGGAGTGACAGCGCGTTCGAGCAGTACGACCCGGACACCCACGCGGAGCGCTTGGACGAGGCCCTGGGGCTTGCAGGCGGCACCCGCACCTCGGCCGAGTCGAAGATCAGCCTTTCCGGGCTCGAAGTGCGTGCCTTTCCCCACCAGCGCGACATGCTGGAGCGCCTCAACGTCGAGCGTGAGGTCCATGGCCGTCGCCGCAATCTGCTGGTGGCGGCGACCGGCACCGGCAAGACCGTGATGGCCGCGCTGGACTACCGGGATCTGCTCCAGAACCGGGGCAAGGATCTGCGGCTCCTGTTCGTGGCCCATCGCAAGGAGATCCTCAGACAGGCGCGGCGCACCTATCGCGAGGTCCTGGACGACGCCTCGTTCGGAGAGTTTCTCTACAACGGCGAAGAGCCGCGCACCTGGAAGCATGTCTTCGCCAGCGTGCAGTCACTCACTGAGCAACGCTTGGCGCTGCTGGCTCCGGACCACTTCGACGTCATCGTCATCGACGAGTTCCACCACGCCACGGCGAACACCTACCGGCAGGTGATCTCTCACTTCCAGCCCGAGGAGGAGGACCAGGCGCCAGAGCTACTGGGCCTGACGGCCACCCCGGAGCGGATGGACGGATTCAACGTCCAGGACGAGTTCTTCGACGGCCGCATCGCCGCCGAAATGCGCCTGTGGGAGGCGCTGGACAACGACCTGCTGTGCCCGTTCCACTATTTCGGCATCCCCGACGGTACCGATCTGAAGGCACTGACCTGGCAGAAAGGCTCATACGACGTCGGTGAGCTCGGCAGCGTCTACACCGGCAACCACGCCCGCGCACGACTGGTCGTGAAGGCCATACAGCAGAAGATCTCCCAGCCGGGCTCCATGCGCGCGCTCGGATTCTGCGTGACGAAGGCCCATGCGCACTTCATGGCCGAATTCTTCAGCCAAGCAGGCTTCAAGGCCCGCGCCCTCGACAGCGACTCGTTTCCGGCAGAGCGCGACGCAACCCTGGAGGCCCTGCGCGACGGCAGACTCCAAGTGATCTTCTCGGTCGACCTGTTCAATGAAGGACTCGACATTCCCGATGTCGACACCTTGCTGCTTCTACGGCCCACGAACAGCGCCACGGTCTTCCTCCAGCAGCTGGGGCGCGGTCTGCGCCGCACCCCGGACAAGCCGGTCCTGACCGTGCTCGACTTCATCGGTGAGCACCGCGCTGAGTTCCGCTTCGAGGAGCAGTTCCGTGCTCTGACGAACCTCTCCCGCAACCGGCTGGTCGACAACCTGGAGCGCGGCTTCCCGCAGCTCCCTTCCGGCTGCCAGATCGTCCTGGAGGGGGTGGCCAAGGACCTCGTCCTGGACAACGTCCGCACCCAACTGAAGGCAGGCATACGGACACTGGCCTCCGAGGTGAAGGCGTACGCCGAGCTGGGCCTCTCCGAGTACCTCACCGAGAGCCGCCGGGAGATCAAGGAGCTCTACAAGGGCTCCAACTCCTGGACGCGCATTCTGCGTTACGCCAAGCTCATCCCGGACGAGGCGCCACCCGGCGAGGACCAGCTCCTCAAGCGTGTCCACGCGTTCCTGCACGCCGATGACCGCGAGCGGGTCGAGGCGTACACCCGGCTGCTGGAGGACGACGCCCCTGCGTACGCCGATCTCAACGCCAAGCAGCAGGGCTACGCCCGCATGCTGTTCTTCAACCTGTGGGACACAGCAGGCGGGTTCTCCAGCTACCAGGAGGGCCTCGACTCGCTCCGAGAGCAGCACGCGCTACGGAGCGAACTCCGCCAGGTGCTGGCTCACGTCCATGAGCGCACGGACCACCTCCCGCTGGCGATGGAATCGCCGCACCACGGGCTCCCGTTGAAGATCCACAGCGCGTACAACCGGTCGGAGATCCTGGCCGCGCTCGGTGTCGCCCAGCTGGGCGGTCAGATGCCGGGCTCGTTCGCGCAGGGTGTGGCGTGGGTGGACGCGCTCAAGACCGACGCACTGCTGATCACCTTGGAGAAGAACGAGAAGGACTTCTCCCCGACCGTGCGCTACAAGGACTTCGCCCAGAGCCCCTCTCTCTTCCACTGGGAGTCCCAGAGCACCACATCGGCCGAGTCCCCGACCGGGCGGCGCTACCGCAACCACGCCGAGCAGGGCAGCCACGTCCTGCTCTTCATGCGCCGCTACAAGGACACCGACATCGGCAAGTCCCAGCCCTGGATGCTCCTGGGCCCGGCAACGTATGTGGATCACCGGGGAAGCAAGCCGATGGCCATAACCTGGCGGCTGCACAACGACCTGCCGGCGGACGTGTGGACGTATGCGCACATCATTGCCGGGTGACCGAGTCTTTATGACTTAGGCAGGTCAGCTTCGAACTGCCTCTTGGCATGGCCCAGCGCAAGCCCTGGGCTGCAGCCGTTGGCGTGTAGCCAGTGGAGGAAGTCGCCGATCGCTTCGATCGCGGCTTCCTCACCGGCGAGCCGGCTGAGCGGATCGCGCGCCTCGGGTGATGCTCCATAGAGATGCAGGAGCACTTCTGCGCGAGCGGTACGACCCCGAGGGCCCGTGTGAGTGTCTAACTCGTCGAGGGTCGTGCCAAGTTCACACCACGTGATCTTGGAGTCCGCCTGCAAAATCACTCCCCAGCGGTCCGTGACTGCGTCCACCAGAGCTATTCCCCGGCCCTGTTCAGAGGCCGTGTCCGCCGCGAGCAGCGTGGGCAGCACGCGCGTGTCAGGGTCGTGGATCTCGATGCGCAAGAAGGTGTCATTCATCGAGACAGCGAGCGTAGTGGGCGTTCCGGCGCCGACGTGCACGATCACGTTGGCCACCAGTTCGCTTACGCAGAGCTGGGCGGTATCGACCAACTCGGGCAGACCCCACATGCCCAAGTGGAGCCTCATGATCCGACGAAGAGCGGCCACCTCTTCCGGCTCGGCTAAGAACGGGAGAGTCCATGCCTTCCTCGGCATGCACTGATCGACATCCATGCCCTCACCTCTGTCAGTTCGCGCGGGACCGGTGGCGGCACTGACGCGCCTTTGCCCGGTCCCCGCTGTGGCGATAGCTGGGAGCATGGCAGCGCTCATCCCTGCATGCAATTTGCACGAAGAGATTCCCACGATCGAGCGATTGGCAGCGCACCGACCTTCCAGAGAGACTGAACGTCCTATACAGCAGAGGGAGTTGAGGTGGCCAGTTCCCCGACCGCTCGTCGTCGCCGACTGGCGATCGAGCTCAAGAAGCTGCGCGAGAGCAACGGACTGACCTGCAACCAGGTCGGCGAGGC
Protein-coding sequences here:
- a CDS encoding DUF3427 domain-containing protein yields the protein MADSGDFTQPITGVYEELITQQVQDRIDSLGASGWKVVEAEVSPESSPHVLARHVAAAVQRQLRQLPQDKQVAAANRIMAAFAEDPETSSANGDSTNLIVDGPRQLLALAEQEAPGVYAMRPLTPLSEAALITNAPDDPSLGSELRAELATADRIDLLCAFVKWYGLRVLEDSLRAAKKRGVPIRVITTTYMGATDRHALDRLVREFGAEVRVNYEIRSTRLHAKAWLFRRNTGYDTAYVGSSNLSRAALLDGLEWNVRLSSVATPTVLDKFESTFDAYWSDSAFEQYDPDTHAERLDEALGLAGGTRTSAESKISLSGLEVRAFPHQRDMLERLNVEREVHGRRRNLLVAATGTGKTVMAALDYRDLLQNRGKDLRLLFVAHRKEILRQARRTYREVLDDASFGEFLYNGEEPRTWKHVFASVQSLTEQRLALLAPDHFDVIVIDEFHHATANTYRQVISHFQPEEEDQAPELLGLTATPERMDGFNVQDEFFDGRIAAEMRLWEALDNDLLCPFHYFGIPDGTDLKALTWQKGSYDVGELGSVYTGNHARARLVVKAIQQKISQPGSMRALGFCVTKAHAHFMAEFFSQAGFKARALDSDSFPAERDATLEALRDGRLQVIFSVDLFNEGLDIPDVDTLLLLRPTNSATVFLQQLGRGLRRTPDKPVLTVLDFIGEHRAEFRFEEQFRALTNLSRNRLVDNLERGFPQLPSGCQIVLEGVAKDLVLDNVRTQLKAGIRTLASEVKAYAELGLSEYLTESRREIKELYKGSNSWTRILRYAKLIPDEAPPGEDQLLKRVHAFLHADDRERVEAYTRLLEDDAPAYADLNAKQQGYARMLFFNLWDTAGGFSSYQEGLDSLREQHALRSELRQVLAHVHERTDHLPLAMESPHHGLPLKIHSAYNRSEILAALGVAQLGGQMPGSFAQGVAWVDALKTDALLITLEKNEKDFSPTVRYKDFAQSPSLFHWESQSTTSAESPTGRRYRNHAEQGSHVLLFMRRYKDTDIGKSQPWMLLGPATYVDHRGSKPMAITWRLHNDLPADVWTYAHIIAG
- a CDS encoding ATP-binding protein gives rise to the protein MDVDQCMPRKAWTLPFLAEPEEVAALRRIMRLHLGMWGLPELVDTAQLCVSELVANVIVHVGAGTPTTLAVSMNDTFLRIEIHDPDTRVLPTLLAADTASEQGRGIALVDAVTDRWGVILQADSKITWCELGTTLDELDTHTGPRGRTARAEVLLHLYGASPEARDPLSRLAGEEAAIEAIGDFLHWLHANGCSPGLALGHAKRQFEADLPKS